A single window of Sparus aurata chromosome 22, fSpaAur1.1, whole genome shotgun sequence DNA harbors:
- the chga gene encoding chromogranin-A, translating into MIGRGLLVLAILSSCVLSLPLTPSQLENEDVKVMKCIVEALADVLSRPHPVPVSQECLVTLKTDDRLVSILRHHNFLKELQEIAVKGGQERAHLQRDAGSTDPTTQTPRTAADVPDRSMLEALGGPGERSILSQKRITGNVDGEEEKDESLGDEESPEDDNIAEEVKREDEERPGSHISEAEKREKEEEEEEEEEEEKRVNSEESVENKKASGSSETRDVPRTKPKEKKLVEEDDEVKDKRSSFFPHKQEEKPEEEEDEGETKRGSRESLKRWTKRGKALPLKRKAVGKEAQELDGQQEVPHHSKEVPEEGEEEKKKRVVQRSPEEKELQMIAKRGPEERRALEEEGSASRKSEEPEIESLAAIESELENVAQKLHELRRG; encoded by the exons ATGATCGGGAGAGGACTGCTGGTGCTGGCGATCCTGTCCAGCTGCG TTCTGTCATTGCCACTGACTCCGAGTCAGCTGGAGAATGAGGAcgtaaag GTGATGAAATGCATCGTGGAGGCGTTGGCAGATGTGCTGTCGAGGCCCCACCCCGTACCTGTCAGTCAGGAGTGTCTGGTCACACTGAAGACAG ATGACAGGCTTGTTTCTATCCTCCGCCATCACAACTTTctgaaggagctgcaggagatCGCTGTTAAAG GTGGTCAAGAGAGAGCTCACCTGCAGAGAGACGCTGGTTCAACTGACCCGACGACTCAAACTCCTCGGACTGCGGCCGATGTTCCTG ATCGATCCATGTTGGAGGCTTTAGGAGGCCCCGGTGAAAGATCCATCCTTTCCCAGAAGAGGATAACAGGAAATGTagacggagaggaagaaaaggatgAGAGCCTGGGGGATGAAGAGTCACCGGAGGACGACAACATCGCTGAAGAGGTGAAGAGGGAAGACGAAGAGAGGCCGGGGAGTCACATCTCTGAGGCtgagaagagggagaaggaggaggaggaggaggaggaggaggaggaggagaagagagtcAATTCAGAGGAAAGTGTGGAGAATAAGAAAG CGTCTGGATCCAGTGAAACCAGAGATGTGCCCAGAACCAAACCAAAAGAGAAGAAGCTGGTTGAAGAAGACGATGAGGTGAAGGACAAGAGATCTTCATTTTTCCCACATAAACAAGAGGAGAaaccagaggaagaggaggatgaaggggaGACCaagagagggagcagggagaGCCTAAAGCGATGGACCAAGAGGGGCAAGGCGCTGCCACTGAAGAGGAAAGCAGTCGGAAAGGAGGCGCAGGAGCTCGACGGCCAGCAGGAAGTGCCACATCACTCAAAGGAGGTCccggaggaaggggaggaggagaagaagaaaagagttgTGCAGAGGAGTCCAGAAGAGAAGGAGCTGCAGATGATCGCCAAGAGGGGaccggaggagaggagggcgctggaggaagaggggagCGCCAGCCGGAAGTCAGAG GAGCCGGAGATTGAGAGCCTGGCAGCCATCGAGTCGGAGCTGGAAAACGTTGCCCAGAAACTCCATGAGCTGCGGCGaggctga
- the ccn2a gene encoding CCN family member 2a, with translation MSAGMKKMILLPFLCIMLSYMAAGQECSNQCSCPSTPPQCPPGVSLVLDGCGCCRVCAKQMGELCTERDLCDPHKGLYCDFGAPINRRIGVCTARDGATCVFGGMVYKSGESFQSSCKYQCTCLDGAVGCVPLCSMDVRLPSPDCPMPRRVKVPGKCCEEWECDSPYRHSFMGSALAAYREEETYGPDPSMMRENCLVQTTEWSACSKTCGLGISTRVTNDNRECRLEKQTRLCMVRPCESQLEQSIRKGKKCIRTPRLSKPMKFEISGCTTTKSYRPKFCGVCLDGRCCTPHRTTTLPMEFKCPDGQVMKKHMMFIKSCACHHNCPGENDIFESMYYKKMMGDMA, from the exons ATGTCTGCTGGAATGAAGAAAATGATTTTGCTGCCTTTCCTGTGCATCATGCTCTCATACATG GCTGCGGGTCAGGAGTGCAGCAACCAGTGCTCGTGCCCCTCCACCCCGCCTCAGTGCCCCCCGGGAGTGAGCCTGGTGCTGGACGGCTGCGGCTGCTGCAGGGTGTGTGCCAAGCAGATGGGGGAGCTCTGCACCGAGAGAGACCTCTGCGACCCGCACAAAGGCCTCTACTGTGACTTCGGAGCCCCCATCAACAGACGCATAGGAGTGTGCACAG CTCGAGATGGAGCCACCTGTGTGTTCGGCGGCATGGTGTACAAGAGCGGAGAGTCTTTCCAGAGCAGCTGCAAGTACCAGTGTACCTGCCTGGATGGAGCTGTGGGCTGCGTCCCTCTCTGCTCCATGGACGTGAGGCTGCCCAGCCCCGACTGCCCCATGCCAAGACGGGTGAAGGTGCCAGGGAAGTGCTGCGAGGAGTGGGAGTGCGATTCTCCCTACAGACACAGCTTCATGGGCTCTGCTTTAGCCG cttacagagaggaggagacctATGGCCCAGATCCCTCCATGATGAGGGAGAACTGCCTGGTTCAGACTACTGAATGGAGTGCTTGCTCTAAGACTTGCGGCCTTGGGATTTCCACCAGGGTCACCAATGATAACCGCGAATGCCGCCTGGAGAAACAGACCCGGTTGTGTATGGTGCGACCATGCGAGTCACAGCTGGAGCAGAGCATCAGG aaaggaaagaagTGCATCCGTACTCCCCGACTCTCCAAGCCCATGAAGTTCGAGATCTCCGGCTGCACCACCACCAAGTCCTACAGGCCAAAGTTCTGCGGCGTGTGCCTGGACGGCCGCTGCTGCACCCCCCACAGAACCACCACCCTGCCCATGGAGTTCAAATGCCCCGACGGACAGGTCATGAAGAAGCACATGATGTTCATCAAGTCCTGCGCCTGCCACCACAACTGCCCCGGGGAGAACGACATCTTCGAGTCCATGTACTACAAGAAGATGATGGGAGACATGGCGTGA